The sequence TGCATGGCCGTAGCCAAATCAGATTCGGTGGCATAAACCGCTGCGGGTATCGCTAACGCGGCCGACTCAGTGCCGTTGACATCCACGGTAAAGGTATACACATCGGCACCAGGGCTAAACCCCGGTGTTGTAAAGTCAGCCGTTAGCGCGCCGCCAGTATAATAACCTCGCGCAGGAGGCGTTGTAATAACAACGTCGTACTCACCAGCCGTGGTGCTATCGTTGTAACTATTGATATAGATATCGCTATCCGATGTGGCCGTAAGCGGTGCAAACAAATTTTGCACACTTTCAAAATCTTTTTCGAACGCTTTCGAAAAAGCATCTTCGTCGATGCTCATGGTGCCATCGAGTTCGGTTCGTAATCCAATTGCACCCAGCGACGTAAAGCCAGAGTCTGCCAAACCCGGTATAGCGCTACTAATTACCGAACGAATACGAGAAATAATGGAGTTGGCCAACGAATCGTTTGCAAGAGAACCGGTAATAGTCTCGGCATCACCTTCCTCGTTATCTTGCTCGTAGGTGCCCACGGCAGGTTCAATAGCCTCTAAGAATAAATTAAACGCTTCTACAAAATCTCTTACATTTTGTTCCGCGAAGGCTTTATCTTCCGATACGGTAACCGTAATGGTTTCGCCGGGCGATTCTTTAAGTAAATCGAATTTTAAACCATCTACAATATCGTCTATGGTATTGGTTTCTCGTGTAACATCGAGACCATTGATGGTCAGCGCTGCGTCTTGGCCGCCTTGATTCTGCGTAAGTTGAGACGCATCTACGGCGTCCATATTGAAGGCAAACCGCGAAAGATCACTGTCGTCGGTATCCGTAGAGGCGCCACTGGTTTCCACTACTTTAATTTCAAGTTCGTTGGTAGCGCCAGATTCGGCGTTAATTTGTAACACATAACCGGAGCCACTATTAACGATAGTGGCTTGCACACCAAAGTCTTTCGCATTAATTGCATCGCGTAAACCTTCGAGTGAATTGTTTGTACTATCAATAACAACGTCGATCGAATCTTCTTCAAAATCTTGGACGAACGCGGTCATTTCGCCGTCGACATCGGCCGTAACATTACCAAAACTAAACGTTAAGGTACCTTCACCAACGGCATCCGTTGTATTGGTAAACGTAGTGGAGGTTAGTGATTGAGATTTTGCAATGGCCGTCACTTCAAAATTATACGTACCGGCCTGAACATCGGTGTCGAGTTCAAGGGGAACTAACGCGCTACTGTCGGTATACGAGGCCGTTTTGCTGTACATTCCTTCTGGGTCTGACAGTACAGTAGCGGCATCTTGTAAGGTGGCCATGGCACTGCTGAGCAAGCCATAGTCAGATATTTGTGTTTCTGCTTTTTCACGCGCGGAATCTATTCTTTGTTGCGGTGCTGCCCGTTCAATTTCGGTGAGCTGTTTGGTTAGACCAGGCGTATCAATGCCAGAGCCTACGCCGAGAGACTGAATAATATTATTATCAATCATGTTCGTCCTCACCTCTTAGCTTTTACGTTGACGCGTTACGGAACAGGGGGGCACGCGATTAAACACTACCGTTAAACCTTCACGTAAACCCTCACACTTACATCCAACAACCTTCTTCAGCGGTTTAGGTTGCCCTTTAATAACACCGCCGAAGTAAGGCTGGAAAAACCTGCTGCATTGCCACACCGTGTTAACGCAGAAAGACGCCCAGTTAAAAACTGTGCGCCCCCGTTGAACCCAGTTCGGCATCAGGCTGCCGTCACTTTGCTATTAGCCAAGTGCATCCATTAACCGTAATTCTCCATCATCGTTCAACTTACGTGCCAATTCCAAAAATATTTCTTCTGGAATCTGTCGGATTAACTCTCCCGAGTCACCATCCACCACTTTAATTACGGTTTGCTCAAGATCTGCGTCTACTGAAAATTGTAGGTCCCTTTGGATAGATTGCACGTATTGGGTAATTGATGCTACGGCAACATCCAATTTCACTTCTGTTTTAGGTTGCTCTTTTGGAGCCTCTTCAACAGGTGATTTTTCGTCAATTTTCGGCAATTGTTTGCCGCTCTGTTCCTGAGCTTCAGCAGCCCCCTTAGATGAAGCAGGCACGGCCGTTAACGGAGTGGCCGGCGCTATATTTCTAACTTCAATCATGGGTTATTCCTCTCTTTAACCCGCGGCCGGAAAAATAATTCCGGCGTTAGGGTAAACATTACCAATTAACCATTCGGTTATTAGGTTATTGCAGTAGCGAGAGAACCTGCTGTGGTCTCGCATTGGCCTGAGCCAACATGGCTTGTGATGCCTGTTGTAGTACTTGTGCTCGACTTAACTGTGCCGTTTCGGAAGCGAAATCGGCATCGACAATTCGCGATCGTGCAGCCGATGTTTTTTCCGATACGTTAGACAAGTTAGATACGGTAAAGTCGAGACGGTTATTAATCGCACCTAGATCCGATCGAGCGCTGTTAATTTGCTCTAGCGCCTCATCAATAACCGAGATAGCCGATTGCGCACCCGCCTCGGTGGATACATTCACCCCTGCTATAGAGCCTGCACCTACAGAGTCATTACGCTCTTGCAAGCCCGTATTAGCAAATATAGTGGCCGCTGCGTTATCGCCGTAAGCAATACTCAAGTCACCACTGGTAGAGCTAAGCGCAATACTGTTTGTTGCGTCACCTGCGTAGGCCACTACACCCGTTTCGCTACTGAACTTATTAATCGCTTCAATCACTTCTGTATTTTGAGCGGCTACATCGGAACCAGCAGTAATTGCACCAATTTCAACACCGTTGATAATTAAATCGCCTTCGTTCAAGGAGGCTGCAGCGGAAATACCATGGCCTTGTAAATTGCCTTGATCATCCTGTACATCCAAGCCTAAGCCTTCGACTAATACCAATGTTGCCGTAGAGGCTGCCGTTGCATCCAAACCACCTTCTACTTTTACGCCGGCTTTATCGACACTGGTGTCGGTAAAGACCATTC is a genomic window of Teredinibacter purpureus containing:
- the fliD gene encoding flagellar filament capping protein FliD, producing MIDNNIIQSLGVGSGIDTPGLTKQLTEIERAAPQQRIDSAREKAETQISDYGLLSSAMATLQDAATVLSDPEGMYSKTASYTDSSALVPLELDTDVQAGTYNFEVTAIAKSQSLTSTTFTNTTDAVGEGTLTFSFGNVTADVDGEMTAFVQDFEEDSIDVVIDSTNNSLEGLRDAINAKDFGVQATIVNSGSGYVLQINAESGATNELEIKVVETSGASTDTDDSDLSRFAFNMDAVDASQLTQNQGGQDAALTINGLDVTRETNTIDDIVDGLKFDLLKESPGETITVTVSEDKAFAEQNVRDFVEAFNLFLEAIEPAVGTYEQDNEEGDAETITGSLANDSLANSIISRIRSVISSAIPGLADSGFTSLGAIGLRTELDGTMSIDEDAFSKAFEKDFESVQNLFAPLTATSDSDIYINSYNDSTTAGEYDVVITTPPARGYYTGGALTADFTTPGFSPGADVYTFTVDVNGTESAALAIPAAVYATESDLATAMQTLINADTNLADNGAAVTVTYNSGTNNFDIASTAYGASSIVSITDASMESVTELGLTVVDGTQGQTVVGTINGETAFGSANVLLPALGEPGEGLALVVGENTTSATVNFSRGFGGELGATLDEFLSGSGLIAYREDNLETSIDGLDEDQEALDRRMTAFEERLINQFIAMERIINSLNSSGSFLENLINTLPFTASRD
- a CDS encoding flagellar protein FlaG; the encoded protein is MIEVRNIAPATPLTAVPASSKGAAEAQEQSGKQLPKIDEKSPVEEAPKEQPKTEVKLDVAVASITQYVQSIQRDLQFSVDADLEQTVIKVVDGDSGELIRQIPEEIFLELARKLNDDGELRLMDALG